A portion of the Manihot esculenta cultivar AM560-2 chromosome 2, M.esculenta_v8, whole genome shotgun sequence genome contains these proteins:
- the LOC110608804 gene encoding uncharacterized protein LOC110608804 produces MRRAGSLRPRVTILSRVLTDFWLLGFDIGKSRRVPIDSMCPLCHETPETVLHILVQCPFARSCWLSLPLGWPAFSAASLREWFSLAFLTASAENASLILMICWALWHNRNNVIWKAQSRTGNGAFFMALNFLQQWRGGLF; encoded by the exons ATGCGTAGAGCTGGAAGTTTGCGTCCAAGGGTCACTATTCTGTCAAGAGTGCTTACAGATTTCTGGTTGCTGGGTTTCGACATAGGGAAG TCCAGGAGAGTTCCGATTGATTCGATGTGTCCGTTATGTCATGAGACTCCTGAGACTGTCTTGCATATTCTTGTTCAATGTCCTTTTGCCCGCAGTTGTTGGTTGAGTTTGCCTTTGGGTTGGCCTGCATTCTCTGCTGCCTCTCTTAGGGAGTGGTTCTCTTTAGCCTTCCTTACTGCTTCTGCAGAGAATGCTTCCCTTATTCTAATGATATGTTGGGCTTTGTGGCATAATAGAAATAATGTTATTTGGAAAGCTCAGAGTCGAACTGGGAATGGTGCGTTCTTCATGGCActgaattttttgcagcaatggaGGGGGGGCCTGTTCTGA
- the LOC110608805 gene encoding L-type lectin-domain containing receptor kinase IV.2, with translation MALFLTSLKLLLAFFVCSIPLSLAQEANHFIYNGFKGANLSLNGIAKINPNGLLQLTNTSHQQIGHAFFPFPFHFNSSLSNNSRPSFSFSTSFVFAMVPESPARDGHGIAFTISPSLEFKGAIATQYLGLFNSTTLGLSSNHLLAVEFDTVRNPEFGDINDNHVGVDINNLTSIESAPAMYFSENDGKNKSLDLASGKPVQVWIDYDELEKLLNVTLAPLGTVKLEKPLLSTTVDISAVLLESMYVGFSASTGSVACYHYILGWSFNNNGQAQSLDLSKLPSLPLKRKSKSKLELKNFPPLLTVIVFLVTISVTIYVMRKKYEEIREDWELQYGPQRFSYKDLYKATKGFKDKQLLGSGGFGSVYRGTLPSSNVEVAVKKISHNSKQGMKEFVAEIASMGRLRHRNLVHLLGYCRRKGELFLVYDHMPNGSFDKFLFSNEKPNLDWVRRFQIIKGVASALFYLHEEWEQVVLHRDVKASNVLLDADLNGRLGDFGLSKFYDHGSTPQTTSVVGTVGYLAPELSTTGKPTTNSDVFAFGIFLLEVVCGRRPVEYKRPQEEAVLLDWVLECWKRGDMLMTVDPRLEGSFVVEEMELVLKLGLLCAHRLPMARPTMRQVVQYLDGNATLPEIPLHGAGVGVFSVSHEAPSDRPFLSAESIYSFSFSDTDSVRPSRFKRKKKQNEAHNLTFGNVQISEMDVNVFCTFHASAVSLRQCDLGGSVFLKHLALADQEVNQFIYHGFNEANLHLNGIAKILPNCHTHSLICRDGYDSKN, from the exons ATGGCATTGTTTCTCACGTCACTTAAACTTTTGCTAGCTTTTTTCGTTTGCTCGATACCCTTGTCCCTAGCTCAAGAAGCAAATCACTTCATTTACAATGGCTTCAAGGGAGCCAATCTGAGTCTCAATGGGATTGCAAAAATCAATCCCAATGGTCTTTTACAACTTACAAACACTTCCCACCAGCAAATTGGCCATGCTTTCTTCCCATTCCCATTTCATTTCAATTCATCTTTGTCTAACAATTCTCGGCCATCTTTCTCATTTTCTACTTCTTTTGTGTTTGCCATGGTTCCTGAGTCGCCTGCTCGAGATGGCCATGGCATAGCCTTTACTATATCACCATCTCTAGAGTTCAAAGGGGCCATAGCAACGCAATATCTTGGACT CTTCAACTCCACCACCTTAGGCTTATCTTCAAACCACTTGCTTGCTGTCGAGTTCGATACTGTAAGGAACCCTGAATTTGGAGATATTAACGACAACCATGTTGGAGTAGATATCAATAACTTGACGTCCATTGAATCAGCTCCGGCGATGTATTTTTCTGAAAATGATGGGAAAAATAAGAGCTTGGACCTTGCTAGTGGGAAACCAGTGCAGGTTTGGATAGATTATGATGAATTAGAGAAGTTACTCAATGTAACACTAGCTCCTCTTGGAACAGTGAAGCTAGAAAAGCCACTATTGTCGACAACTGTTGATATCTCTGCAGTTCTCTTGGAGTCCATGTATGTTGGGTTCTCTGCATCTACAGGTTCAGTTGCATGTTACCACTATATTCTTGGGTGGAGCTTCAACAATAATGGGCAAGCACAAAGCCTTGACCTCTCAAAGCTTCCTTCACTTCCtcttaaaagaaaatcaaagagTAAGCTAGAACTAAAAAATTTTCCACCATTACTGACAGTAATTGTCTTCCTCGTAACTATTTCTGTAACTATTTATGtaatgaggaagaaatatgaaGAAATACGTGAAGATTGGGAACTGCAATATGGTCCTCAAAGATTTTCTTACAAGGATCTTTACAAAGCAACCAAAGGTTTCAAAGACAAACAGCTTCTTGGGTCTGGAGGTTTTGGAAGTGTTTACCGAGGAACGTTACCTTCATCCAATGTGGAAGTTGCAGTAAAGAAAATTTCACATAATTCAAAACAAGGAATGAAGGAATTTGTGGCAGAAATTGCTAGCATGGGAAGGCTAAGGCACAGGAACCTGGTTCACCTCCTAGGCTATTGCCGGCGAAAGGGAGAGCTTTTCTTGGTCTATGATCATATGCCCAATGGAAGCTTTGATAAGTTCCTTTTTAGCAATGAAAAACCCAACCTTGATTGGGTTCGGCGATTTCAAATCATCAAAGGAGTAGCATCTGCTCTATTCTACCTGCATGAAGAGTGGGAACAAGTTGTTCTTCATAGAGATGTGAAAGCTAGCAATGTTTTGTTAGATGCTGATCTCAACGGGCGACTAGGAGACTTTGGACTTTCCAAGTTTTATGATCATGGATCAACACCTCAAACAACGTCTGTGGTTGGAACTGTGGGATATCTTGCACCTGAACTTAGTACAACTGGAAAACCTACTACAAACAGTGATGTTTTTGCTTTTGGGATCTTCCTGCTTGAAGTGGTTTGTGGAAGGAGACCTGTGGAGTATAAAAGACCACAGGAGGAAGCTGTTTTGTTGGATTGGGTTCTTGAATGCTGGAAAAGAGGGGACATGCTTATGACTGTTGATCCTAGATTGGAAGGTAGCTTTGTTGTGGAAGAAATGGAATTGGTTTTGAAACTAGGTCTACTTTGTGCACACCGTCTACCCATGGCTAGGCCCACAATGAGGCAAGTGGTGCAATATTTAGATGGAAATGCCACCTTGCCAGAGATACCATTGCACGGTGCGGGTGTTGGTGTATTTTCAGTTAGCCATGAAGCACCTAGTGATCGGCCTTTTCTTTCTGCAGAGAGTATTTATTCCTTTTCCTTCTCAGATACTGACTCTGTTAGGCCCAGccgttttaaaaggaaaaaaaaacaaaatgagGCCCATAA TTTAACCTTTGGAAATGTTCAAATCAGTGAGATGGATGTTAATG TTTTCTGCACTTTTCACGCTTCTGCTGTCTCTCTGCGTCAAtgtgatttgggcgg TTCTGTTTTCTTGAAGCATTTGGCCTTAGCAGATCAAGAGGTAAATCAGTTTATCTACCATGGCTTCAATGAAGCCAACCTGCATCTTAATGGGATTGCCAAAATCCTCCCCAATTGTCACACCCATTCTCTAATATGTAGAGACGGATATGACTCAAAGAACTGA